One segment of Acetoanaerobium noterae DNA contains the following:
- the yfcC gene encoding putative basic amino acid antiporter YfcC, translated as MSIKKNELKESKSKSMLERSYKVPDTYVIIFFVVLLAAVLTYVVPQGYFETKDVTYMVDGEEKTRTVVDSETFQYVLDDSGQKVTNGVKFFEPYGEVGFSNYMFEGLVKGDKWGSTVGIVAFILVIGGAFGIILKTGAVEAGILSMIKRTKGKEALLIPIIFFLFSLGGAVFGMGEEAIPFAMILVPLLIAMGYDAIVGIMITYVATQIGFATSWMNPFSVAIAQGVAGIPVLSGAGFRIVMWVVFTLVGIGFTWKYASNIKKNPTASVAYESDAFYRNDFKEKDIDVKFNLGHILVLLTILAGTIWVVWGVMENGYYIPEIATQFFVMGLVAGIIGVVFKLNEMGINDIAASFRDGAKDLVGAALVVGMAQGIILVLGGTSSTDGTVLNTILYNTSQMLVGLPTVAAAWVMYVFQSVFNFFVVSGSGQAALTMPLMAPLGDLVGVSRQVSVLAFQLGDGLTNLIVPTSGCLMGVLGVAKLDWGKWAKWQIKFQGILFALATVFVIIAVAIGY; from the coding sequence ATGTCAATTAAAAAGAATGAGCTCAAAGAATCAAAATCCAAGAGTATGTTAGAAAGAAGCTATAAGGTACCTGATACCTATGTAATTATTTTCTTTGTAGTGCTTTTAGCTGCTGTTCTTACATATGTTGTGCCACAGGGATATTTTGAAACAAAGGATGTTACCTATATGGTGGATGGTGAAGAAAAAACGAGAACTGTTGTAGATTCAGAGACATTTCAGTACGTTTTGGATGATTCAGGTCAAAAGGTTACTAATGGTGTTAAATTCTTCGAACCATATGGAGAAGTGGGTTTTTCGAATTACATGTTTGAAGGTTTAGTGAAAGGTGATAAGTGGGGCTCTACAGTAGGGATAGTTGCTTTTATCCTTGTTATAGGAGGGGCATTTGGAATAATATTAAAAACTGGCGCAGTTGAAGCTGGTATTTTATCCATGATAAAAAGAACTAAGGGAAAAGAAGCATTACTTATTCCAATTATTTTCTTTTTATTTTCTCTAGGAGGAGCTGTATTTGGTATGGGTGAAGAAGCTATACCATTTGCTATGATATTAGTACCACTACTTATTGCCATGGGATATGATGCTATTGTAGGTATCATGATAACCTATGTAGCAACTCAAATTGGATTTGCAACCTCATGGATGAATCCATTTTCTGTAGCTATAGCTCAGGGTGTTGCAGGGATTCCAGTACTTTCTGGAGCAGGATTTAGAATAGTAATGTGGGTAGTATTTACTTTAGTTGGAATTGGGTTCACATGGAAATATGCAAGCAATATAAAGAAGAATCCAACTGCTTCAGTGGCTTATGAATCTGATGCATTTTATAGAAATGATTTTAAAGAAAAAGATATTGATGTTAAGTTTAATCTAGGTCATATTCTTGTGCTGCTTACTATATTAGCTGGAACGATATGGGTAGTTTGGGGAGTAATGGAAAACGGTTACTACATACCAGAAATTGCTACACAATTCTTTGTAATGGGGCTTGTTGCTGGAATTATTGGAGTAGTTTTCAAATTAAATGAGATGGGTATAAACGATATAGCAGCTTCATTTAGAGATGGAGCTAAGGATTTAGTGGGTGCGGCTCTAGTTGTAGGTATGGCTCAAGGTATAATTTTAGTACTTGGAGGGACTAGCTCAACTGATGGGACTGTTTTAAATACAATTTTATACAATACAAGTCAAATGCTAGTTGGATTACCAACAGTTGCGGCGGCTTGGGTAATGTATGTTTTCCAATCAGTATTTAATTTCTTTGTAGTTTCAGGATCAGGCCAAGCTGCTCTTACCATGCCTCTTATGGCTCCACTTGGAGATTTAGTTGGAGTTTCTAGACAGGTTTCTGTTCTTGCTTTTCAACTAGGAGATGGACTTACTAACTTAATTGTTCCAACATCAGGATGTCTTATGGGAGTACTTGGAGTTGCAAAACTAGACTGGGGAAAATGGGCAAAATGGCAAATTAAATTCCAAGGCATATTGTTTGCTTTAGCTACGGTGTTTGTAATAATTGCAGTAGCTATTGGTTATTAG
- a CDS encoding sigma-54 interaction domain-containing protein, translating to MVIKQKKKIMLIAGSRYTQDALYSQLIEYIGAEAEIIRYTIDEGIKPELNSDLFVFSSSESYKEFSQIEKEYKLTSYIIGKRMISYEYLDRVMMLPKNQKIVFVNDTKESAEQGIQELVDLGIDYLDLIPYHPGIIKMPEDIKIAITPGEIDKTPKGIDEVYDIGVRILDFVTIVNILKKLDILDDRIKIFANKYSNKIIDLSKKIMMLSEKNEKTEKFLRQNIVGKGYYAKYSFDDIKGKSEEIVEAKIRAEKLAKTDLTILIDGESGTGKELFASAIHNASKRNKAPFIAVNFSAISDELLESELFGYEEGSFTGAKKGGKIGLFEQADKGTIFLDEIGDISIKMQSKLLRVLQEKEIRRVGADRIIPVDIRIIAATNKDLRQMIQEKQFREDLYYRLKMGYVGLPALRHRKEDIPIIIESTFESKEMKSRSIDGRVLDVLINYDWPGNIRELINTLMYMSAVCDEKILDISSLPDDRFFGISSESIKDKINIELSINEKSALIAIHNLISKGELASREKIIIKMSDSGHKISDYQIRKIIKNLESKQLLGKAKGSYGLYITQTGKKAITDSL from the coding sequence ATGGTTATAAAGCAGAAAAAGAAAATAATGTTGATTGCGGGGAGTAGATATACTCAGGATGCTTTATATAGCCAGCTGATAGAGTATATAGGAGCTGAAGCTGAAATTATAAGATACACGATAGATGAAGGTATAAAGCCAGAACTAAATAGCGATTTATTTGTATTTTCAAGCAGCGAGTCTTACAAAGAATTCAGTCAGATAGAGAAAGAATATAAACTAACTAGCTATATAATTGGAAAAAGAATGATATCCTATGAATATCTAGATAGAGTTATGATGCTCCCGAAAAATCAGAAAATAGTATTTGTAAATGACACGAAGGAAAGTGCTGAGCAAGGGATACAAGAGCTTGTAGATTTAGGTATAGACTATCTTGACTTAATTCCTTATCATCCAGGCATAATCAAAATGCCAGAGGATATTAAGATTGCCATCACTCCAGGAGAAATAGACAAAACACCGAAAGGAATAGATGAAGTTTATGATATAGGTGTTAGGATTTTAGATTTTGTAACTATAGTCAATATACTAAAAAAATTGGATATCCTCGATGATAGAATAAAGATTTTTGCTAATAAATATTCTAATAAAATCATAGATTTATCAAAAAAAATTATGATGCTTAGTGAAAAAAATGAAAAAACAGAAAAATTTTTAAGACAAAATATCGTTGGGAAAGGCTATTATGCTAAGTATTCTTTTGATGATATAAAAGGGAAAAGTGAAGAAATTGTTGAAGCAAAAATAAGAGCAGAGAAGCTAGCTAAAACGGATTTAACTATACTTATCGATGGAGAAAGTGGAACAGGAAAAGAGCTATTTGCCTCAGCGATTCACAATGCTTCAAAGAGAAATAAAGCTCCATTTATTGCAGTTAATTTTTCTGCTATTTCTGATGAGCTACTTGAATCTGAGCTTTTTGGATATGAAGAAGGGTCATTTACAGGAGCAAAGAAAGGTGGAAAGATAGGACTGTTTGAGCAAGCGGATAAAGGAACAATTTTTTTGGATGAAATTGGAGATATCTCTATAAAAATGCAATCTAAGCTTCTTAGAGTGCTTCAAGAAAAAGAGATAAGAAGAGTCGGAGCGGATAGAATTATTCCTGTAGATATAAGAATAATAGCAGCTACTAATAAGGATTTACGCCAGATGATACAGGAAAAACAATTCAGAGAAGACTTGTATTATAGACTTAAGATGGGGTATGTAGGACTTCCTGCACTTCGGCACAGAAAAGAAGATATTCCTATTATTATTGAAAGCACATTTGAATCTAAAGAAATGAAATCAAGGAGTATTGATGGCAGGGTATTGGATGTATTAATAAATTACGATTGGCCTGGGAATATAAGAGAGCTTATAAATACTCTGATGTACATGTCAGCAGTATGCGATGAAAAAATATTAGATATATCTAGTTTGCCAGATGATAGATTTTTTGGCATTAGTAGTGAAAGTATAAAGGATAAGATAAATATTGAATTAAGTATCAACGAAAAATCTGCACTTATTGCCATCCATAACTTGATTTCTAAAGGAGAGCTTGCGAGCAGGGAAAAAATAATTATTAAAATGTCAGATAGTGGACATAAAATTTCAGATTACCAAATTAGAAAAATTATAAAAAATCTTGAGAGTAAGCAGCTATTAGGAAAAGCTAAAGGCAGCTATGGGCTATATATTACTCAAACAGGAAAGAAAGCTATAACCGATAGTCTATAA
- a CDS encoding MFS transporter has translation MKKSLNISYSAVQGSYWMYFGAIMSFASVFLLSKDYTNSEIGVILALSSIGAVILQPILADMVDKMEQKPLILLTNIVAIGLIFGTASLYLFKMKSLTLTIVFITLAAFMSSLQPIVTSIAFHYSTARNPINFGMSRSFGSVSYAAMTSILGAMVYKYGTNAIPTAGIIILFLLIVSLLTTASISKKAVIEADIDNIDLNKMQKSQQKISLAEFIRRNKNFVIFSFAVMLIFFQNSVLNSYLIQILENVGGNSNQMGQLFSFMAVLELPGLFFFTQIRKKLSCQFMLKLSSVAFSFKIFLTYLAGSVSFIYIAFLFQLISFPLFLSSSVHLVDEVMDKNEAVKGQSLITSMMTLSTVFASFIGGFVLDLSGASSLLLISSVLAVIGTIVVFVIIDKIKDSKSLIE, from the coding sequence ATGAAAAAATCATTAAATATTTCATATAGTGCTGTCCAAGGCTCATATTGGATGTATTTTGGCGCTATAATGAGCTTTGCATCTGTTTTTCTACTCAGTAAAGATTATACCAATTCAGAAATAGGTGTTATACTTGCACTTTCCAGTATAGGAGCTGTAATTCTCCAGCCTATTCTAGCTGATATGGTGGATAAAATGGAGCAAAAGCCACTCATTTTGCTTACTAATATAGTAGCCATTGGGCTTATATTTGGAACAGCTTCCTTATACCTATTTAAAATGAAATCCTTAACCTTAACTATAGTATTTATAACATTAGCTGCTTTTATGTCATCTCTTCAGCCTATAGTAACGTCCATTGCCTTTCATTATAGCACTGCTAGAAATCCAATAAATTTTGGAATGTCTCGTAGCTTTGGTTCTGTCTCTTACGCTGCAATGACTAGCATATTAGGTGCTATGGTATATAAATATGGCACAAATGCCATTCCTACGGCTGGAATAATAATTCTTTTTTTGCTTATTGTATCTCTTTTAACTACTGCATCTATATCCAAAAAAGCAGTAATTGAAGCTGATATAGATAACATAGATTTAAATAAAATGCAAAAATCTCAACAAAAGATAAGCCTTGCAGAATTTATACGCCGTAATAAAAACTTTGTAATCTTTTCATTTGCAGTAATGCTGATTTTTTTCCAAAATTCAGTGCTTAATAGCTACTTGATTCAAATTCTTGAAAATGTAGGTGGAAACAGTAATCAAATGGGCCAATTATTTTCTTTCATGGCTGTGCTAGAGCTACCTGGACTTTTTTTCTTTACTCAAATCAGAAAAAAGCTCAGCTGTCAGTTTATGCTCAAGCTATCCTCTGTAGCCTTTTCATTTAAAATATTTCTAACATATTTAGCTGGCTCAGTTAGCTTCATCTATATAGCATTTTTATTTCAGCTCATCTCTTTTCCTTTATTTTTATCCTCAAGTGTTCATCTTGTCGATGAAGTTATGGATAAGAATGAGGCTGTTAAAGGTCAATCTCTCATCACTAGCATGATGACTTTAAGCACTGTATTTGCAAGCTTTATCGGAGGATTTGTACTTGATTTAAGCGGTGCTTCTTCTCTCTTGCTTATCAGTAGCGTTTTAGCAGTGATTGGAACTATAGTTGTATTTGTTATTATTGATAAAATCAAAGATTCGAAAAGCCTTATTGAATAA
- a CDS encoding putative bifunctional diguanylate cyclase/phosphodiesterase: MEKLKAVDSKKYIALFIILSMCYSMITFIVLQDRIKSQYNLLHQETTKIAKGYSNNLSNAANAKEIISELLEEKLYIASESIATKLNTLESSQLDALADEYRVDDIHIYNPQGVIVKTNVKEYIGWKAFEGHPVYNFMTGNSNSLIEEIRPDTESGVYFKYGYYKLDNGSFVQIGIRAEKIHEFLNDFEIQNLIRTLKEINSLEKVLFIDNELRIVNSTDYNLTGVKITNPRIREIIEKNEESGFIAQNKNDEYYQFYQPINFDGVKIGTLAIYYDTESIRQSSRLIIMNGLVIYLIVLCILGYIVSSFYSKSKRYFDIGFYDKLSNLPNKHYFEEYIKPLLAKSDVQNQALIFINIKNFSAVNISYGYAFGDEVIKKIALNLKNINTVKTTLFRMESDRFLLFVENYTDENEILSLIAQINNVFSTSLDLSNSDYSLTVELGIVKLDEEDLELDRIMKNGAIALKNVKRDTFVNYVFFNKDMEEALIRQNKIERELRKALADPLQEIIYVEFQPQVDIISGKILGFEALARMKSGDLGHVSPMEFIPIAEEKLLIVELGNFVLKKSCEFIKTLNQHNIFNQWVAINISAAQILRSDFVKTILGIIEECDCDKSQIELEITESLLIDNFELVNNQLDRLRRFGIKISLDDFGTGYSSFSMLEETNIDKLKIDRSFINRITEDNSETSIAEDIISMAHKLGLTVIAEGVESQNQKNYLSEHECDIAQGYYYSKPVSLEKAINMATNN; encoded by the coding sequence ATGGAAAAACTAAAAGCAGTAGACTCTAAGAAATATATAGCATTGTTTATAATTCTTTCGATGTGTTACTCCATGATAACTTTTATTGTGCTACAAGATAGAATAAAGAGCCAATACAACCTACTTCACCAAGAAACTACTAAAATAGCTAAAGGGTATTCAAATAATTTGTCAAATGCTGCAAATGCAAAGGAAATAATATCTGAGCTGCTTGAAGAAAAACTTTATATAGCTAGCGAAAGTATAGCTACTAAGCTAAATACCTTAGAAAGCAGTCAACTTGATGCTTTGGCTGATGAATATAGAGTTGACGATATCCATATTTACAATCCTCAAGGAGTAATTGTAAAGACAAATGTCAAAGAGTACATTGGGTGGAAAGCTTTTGAGGGGCATCCAGTTTATAATTTTATGACAGGTAACAGCAATAGTCTAATAGAAGAGATTAGACCTGACACGGAGTCTGGAGTGTATTTCAAATATGGATATTATAAGCTAGACAATGGCTCTTTTGTTCAAATAGGTATAAGGGCTGAAAAAATTCATGAGTTTTTAAACGATTTTGAGATTCAAAATCTTATAAGAACACTTAAGGAGATTAATTCTCTTGAGAAAGTATTATTTATAGATAATGAGTTACGTATTGTAAATAGCACTGATTATAATCTGACTGGAGTAAAGATAACTAATCCTAGAATCAGGGAAATCATTGAAAAGAACGAAGAATCGGGATTTATTGCTCAAAATAAAAACGATGAGTATTATCAATTTTATCAGCCTATTAATTTTGATGGAGTTAAGATTGGAACCTTGGCAATATATTATGATACTGAGTCTATAAGACAAAGCTCTAGGCTTATTATTATGAATGGCTTAGTAATTTATTTGATAGTACTATGTATATTAGGATACATTGTCAGTAGCTTTTATAGTAAAAGCAAAAGGTATTTTGACATAGGGTTTTATGACAAGCTTAGCAATCTCCCAAACAAGCATTACTTTGAAGAATATATAAAGCCGTTGCTAGCTAAAAGCGATGTTCAAAATCAGGCACTTATTTTCATCAATATAAAAAACTTCAGCGCAGTAAATATTTCCTATGGATATGCTTTTGGAGATGAAGTAATTAAGAAAATAGCTTTAAATCTCAAAAATATAAATACTGTAAAAACTACATTATTTAGAATGGAATCTGATAGATTTTTATTGTTTGTAGAAAATTATACAGATGAAAATGAAATATTGAGCTTAATTGCCCAAATAAACAATGTTTTTAGCACATCCCTTGACTTAAGCAATAGCGATTATTCACTTACAGTAGAGTTAGGAATAGTTAAGCTGGATGAAGAGGATTTAGAGCTTGATAGAATTATGAAAAATGGAGCTATTGCCTTAAAAAATGTAAAAAGGGATACCTTTGTAAACTATGTGTTTTTTAATAAAGACATGGAAGAGGCTTTAATTAGACAAAATAAAATAGAGCGTGAATTAAGAAAGGCATTAGCAGATCCCTTGCAGGAAATTATATATGTAGAATTTCAACCTCAAGTAGATATCATTTCAGGTAAAATACTTGGTTTCGAAGCTTTAGCTAGGATGAAGTCAGGAGATTTAGGCCATGTTTCGCCTATGGAATTTATTCCTATTGCCGAAGAAAAACTTCTTATAGTTGAATTAGGTAATTTTGTTTTGAAGAAATCTTGCGAGTTTATTAAAACTTTAAATCAGCACAATATATTTAATCAGTGGGTAGCAATTAATATATCAGCAGCTCAAATCCTTAGAAGTGATTTTGTAAAAACTATTCTAGGCATAATAGAGGAATGCGATTGTGACAAAAGCCAAATAGAATTAGAAATTACAGAGTCGTTGCTTATTGATAATTTTGAGCTTGTTAACAATCAACTGGATAGACTTCGTAGATTTGGAATAAAAATATCACTTGATGATTTCGGCACAGGATATTCCTCTTTTTCAATGCTTGAAGAGACGAATATAGATAAGCTCAAAATTGATAGAAGCTTTATAAATAGGATAACTGAGGATAATTCTGAAACTTCAATAGCAGAGGATATAATTTCTATGGCTCATAAGCTAGGACTCACTGTAATTGCAGAAGGAGTCGAAAGCCAAAATCAAAAGAATTATTTATCAGAGCATGAGTGTGATATAGCTCAAGGCTATTATTATAGCAAGCCGGTTTCGTTGGAAAAAGCAATAAATATGGCTACTAATAATTAA
- a CDS encoding diguanylate cyclase domain-containing protein, whose product MRRILRQRNSIVYRLTIFAIIIIVIQSLFLIAVLVNGGVLRQAKLNAYESFSDKVQGRKAYLELEMKNRWTNVDPFLSQISKKLSKTYETDTLLLDDLSSELIEMLRTTKATGAFILLTDDINDNNVPGLYFRDYDPLSDNLSFKDLYVVVGPSEIAKKLKVPLDQMWSYDLRLTSDNQDFIKRPLNLANLSNDSKLLGYWSKPFKLSDTDLQIMTYSMPIFDSKNNLKGIVGIEVTLNHMIKMLPATDLKLKDSLGYILTHKPTKDSKPIPSVIVSALQKRYLVENEPLNLLIENEDFGIYKLLNHSGSYDIYASVEELKLYQPNTPFEGESWYLVGFMRGEELFSYVYRTQSILWGAFIIALIVGIFGGVYFSYRFSKPIVDLSKKVRESNKNEIMIVEPTGLLEVDELAQAMQEANNERLESVSRLTRVISLFDLPIAAFEIKNNSDDIFVTEKLYTILDLDDKNKTTFMNKLNELLNNPEENEEGVYKLNLEYPRWVKLKMTDSSDTTIGVIQDITEEMKEKLQIRRDRDIDPLTRLLNRRAFQSYMEQLLNKNPLKSSALVMFDLDNLKNMNDTYGHKWGDFYIKEAVQRLNNITQRNKMLLGRRSGDEFVLLLYGFTSKQEIEDCMNEFFSYIKGNTIKLPDGKDYSIGISAGLAWIDSWPTDYEDLLNKADEALYISKFNNKGNWTEL is encoded by the coding sequence ATGAGACGGATATTGAGACAAAGAAATTCAATTGTATATAGATTGACTATTTTTGCGATTATTATAATTGTAATACAGTCTTTGTTTTTAATAGCTGTTTTAGTCAATGGAGGAGTTTTAAGACAAGCTAAATTAAATGCTTATGAATCCTTTAGCGATAAAGTTCAAGGCAGAAAAGCATATTTAGAGCTTGAGATGAAAAATAGATGGACAAATGTAGACCCTTTTTTGTCGCAAATATCAAAAAAGCTTTCTAAGACCTATGAAACAGATACACTGCTACTAGATGATTTGTCTTCAGAGTTAATAGAAATGCTGAGAACTACAAAGGCAACTGGAGCTTTTATATTGCTTACTGATGATATAAATGATAATAATGTTCCGGGACTTTATTTTAGAGATTATGACCCTTTGTCGGATAATCTTTCTTTTAAGGATTTATATGTAGTAGTTGGCCCCTCTGAAATAGCAAAAAAACTCAAGGTACCTTTAGATCAGATGTGGAGCTATGATTTACGATTAACAAGTGATAATCAGGATTTTATAAAAAGGCCTCTTAACCTTGCTAATTTATCAAACGACTCTAAACTTTTAGGCTACTGGAGTAAGCCATTTAAATTGTCGGATACTGATTTGCAAATAATGACTTACTCTATGCCTATATTTGACTCTAAGAACAACCTAAAAGGCATAGTAGGAATAGAGGTTACACTTAATCATATGATTAAAATGCTTCCAGCTACTGATTTGAAGCTTAAGGATTCACTTGGCTATATTTTAACTCATAAACCCACAAAGGATTCTAAGCCCATACCATCAGTAATAGTAAGTGCACTCCAAAAGAGATATTTAGTAGAAAATGAACCACTAAATCTGCTTATTGAAAATGAAGACTTTGGAATTTATAAGCTTTTAAACCACAGTGGTAGTTATGATATTTATGCCAGTGTAGAAGAACTTAAGCTGTATCAACCAAATACACCTTTTGAAGGAGAGTCGTGGTATCTAGTTGGATTTATGAGAGGAGAAGAACTATTCTCATACGTGTATAGAACTCAAAGTATACTATGGGGAGCTTTTATTATAGCTCTAATAGTAGGAATATTTGGAGGAGTGTATTTTAGTTATAGATTTTCAAAACCAATTGTGGATCTTTCTAAAAAAGTAAGGGAAAGTAATAAAAATGAAATTATGATAGTGGAGCCTACTGGTTTACTTGAGGTGGATGAGCTAGCACAGGCTATGCAGGAAGCCAATAATGAAAGACTGGAGTCTGTATCTAGACTAACTAGAGTAATTTCGCTATTTGATTTGCCAATCGCTGCTTTTGAAATAAAAAATAACAGTGATGACATTTTTGTAACAGAAAAGCTTTACACTATATTAGACCTTGATGATAAAAATAAAACCACTTTTATGAACAAACTAAACGAGCTTCTAAATAATCCTGAGGAAAATGAGGAAGGCGTTTATAAACTAAATCTAGAATATCCGAGATGGGTTAAGCTAAAGATGACTGATTCTTCAGATACTACAATTGGAGTCATTCAAGATATTACTGAAGAGATGAAGGAGAAACTTCAAATAAGAAGAGATAGAGATATTGACCCGCTTACTAGACTTCTAAATAGAAGAGCTTTTCAAAGCTATATGGAGCAGTTATTAAATAAAAATCCATTAAAAAGCTCTGCACTTGTTATGTTTGATTTAGATAATCTGAAAAATATGAATGATACCTATGGCCATAAATGGGGCGATTTCTATATAAAAGAAGCTGTTCAAAGACTTAATAACATAACTCAGAGAAACAAGATGCTGCTTGGAAGACGCTCTGGGGATGAGTTTGTTTTACTCCTTTATGGGTTTACGAGCAAGCAAGAAATAGAAGACTGTATGAATGAGTTCTTTTCATATATTAAAGGCAATACTATAAAGCTTCCAGATGGAAAGGATTATAGTATTGGTATATCTGCTGGACTTGCTTGGATTGATAGCTGGCCTACAGATTACGAGGATTTATTGAATAAAGCAGATGAAGCGCTTTATATATCTAAATTTAATAATAAGGGTAACTGGACTGAACTTTAA
- a CDS encoding extracellular solute-binding protein, protein MKIYKSVLSIFCILTILFSFTSCSSKPTEKENPLDPQKPVTVVLWHYYNGNIKEKFDEIVSEFNETVGMEKGIVVDAQSQGDVDQLATSVQNSVNQAIGSSPMPDLFAAYPDTALTVHKIKGLVNLEQYFTQDELNEYRKEFLEEGNFLFDEGLYIMPIAKSTENLFINKTSWEKFATENSIDDKKLQTWEGLTEVAAVYYENTGKSFFGIDSNANYMIQAAMQLENEIYKYNEDGSAEFNLSKDSAYKIWQNYYVPYINKHFAKTGRFSSDDAKTGTVIAYVGSTAGASYFPTEVTFSQDNIVRIEPLTIAYPHFESGNPVAIQQGAGICMTKSDYAHEYASAEFLKWFTDTKQNVKFAITTGYFPVKNEALNEEILLAALEENNINSESIKSTIKTTSKMLETYELYSNKPFDKSYEIRRFLETSLFDKVTTDLEALDSSNLEIDERAKAIEELTSMPSFEKWYEDLVNNANKILKG, encoded by the coding sequence ATGAAAATTTATAAAAGTGTCCTTAGTATTTTTTGTATTTTGACTATTCTTTTTTCTTTCACTTCCTGCTCTAGTAAACCTACCGAGAAAGAAAATCCTTTAGATCCTCAAAAACCAGTTACTGTAGTATTATGGCATTACTATAATGGAAATATAAAAGAAAAGTTTGATGAGATAGTATCGGAATTTAATGAAACTGTAGGTATGGAAAAAGGAATTGTTGTTGATGCCCAAAGTCAAGGAGATGTAGACCAGTTAGCTACATCAGTACAAAATTCTGTTAATCAGGCAATAGGTTCTTCTCCTATGCCAGATCTTTTTGCGGCTTACCCAGATACAGCGCTTACGGTACACAAAATAAAAGGTCTTGTGAATTTAGAACAGTATTTCACTCAAGATGAGTTAAATGAATATAGAAAAGAATTTTTAGAAGAAGGCAATTTTTTGTTTGATGAAGGCTTGTATATAATGCCTATTGCAAAATCAACAGAAAACCTATTTATAAATAAAACCTCATGGGAGAAGTTTGCTACTGAAAATTCCATAGACGATAAAAAGCTTCAAACCTGGGAAGGCCTCACTGAAGTAGCGGCTGTATACTATGAAAATACTGGAAAGAGCTTTTTTGGAATTGATTCAAATGCTAACTATATGATACAAGCAGCTATGCAGCTTGAAAATGAAATATATAAATATAATGAAGACGGCTCTGCTGAGTTTAACCTATCAAAAGATTCAGCTTATAAAATATGGCAAAACTATTATGTACCATATATAAATAAGCATTTTGCAAAAACTGGCAGATTCAGCTCTGACGATGCAAAGACAGGCACTGTGATTGCTTATGTAGGCTCAACTGCGGGTGCATCATATTTCCCAACAGAAGTGACCTTTAGTCAAGACAATATAGTACGAATAGAACCTCTCACTATAGCTTACCCACATTTCGAAAGTGGAAATCCAGTAGCTATTCAGCAGGGAGCAGGAATATGTATGACAAAGAGCGACTATGCACATGAATATGCATCAGCAGAGTTTTTGAAATGGTTTACAGATACAAAGCAAAATGTTAAATTTGCAATAACGACTGGATATTTTCCAGTTAAAAACGAAGCTTTAAATGAAGAAATATTATTAGCTGCTCTCGAGGAAAACAATATTAATAGCGAATCTATAAAGTCGACTATAAAAACAACTAGCAAAATGCTTGAAACCTATGAGCTATATAGTAATAAGCCATTTGATAAAAGCTATGAGATTAGGAGATTTTTAGAAACCAGCTTGTTTGATAAGGTTACAACGGACTTAGAAGCTTTAGATTCAAGCAACTTAGAGATTGATGAAAGAGCTAAAGCTATAGAAGAGTTAACCAGTATGCCTAGCTTTGAAAAATGGTACGAGGATTTAGTAAATAATGCCAACAAAATTCTAAAAGGATAA
- the smpB gene encoding SsrA-binding protein SmpB has product MEGSKTVATNRKARFNYEIIETYEVGIELKGTEVKSIRAGKVNLGEGYASVDNGEVFLKQVHISPYEQGNIFNVDPLRVRKLLLHKQEIRKLIGETTQKGYSLIPLSMYLKRGKVKVQLALAKGKKNYDKRESLAKKDAQRRMEREIKDRY; this is encoded by the coding sequence ATGGAAGGTTCGAAAACCGTAGCAACCAATCGAAAAGCAAGATTCAATTACGAAATCATAGAAACGTATGAAGTCGGAATCGAACTAAAGGGAACAGAAGTAAAATCAATAAGAGCTGGAAAAGTAAACTTAGGAGAGGGCTATGCAAGTGTTGATAATGGCGAGGTTTTTCTAAAGCAAGTGCATATCAGTCCATATGAACAGGGAAATATTTTTAATGTAGACCCTCTTAGAGTAAGAAAGCTTTTGCTTCATAAACAGGAGATTAGAAAGCTTATAGGAGAAACTACTCAAAAAGGCTACTCTCTCATACCTCTTTCCATGTATCTTAAGCGTGGAAAAGTGAAAGTACAGCTTGCTCTTGCAAAAGGTAAGAAGAATTATGATAAGAGAGAATCTCTTGCAAAAAAAGATGCTCAGCGCAGGATGGAAAGAGAAATAAAAGACAGATATTAA